From a single Cryptococcus deuterogattii R265 chromosome 5, complete sequence genomic region:
- a CDS encoding ribonuclease III, which yields MLQTALRRGTFHTTAITCTPAASRTPPPALLSFSCHFSLLCKSLQPQQSTLSKLSKAPKATKSPRSLKLPKAPKQSKAGKPYKTRKPIKPPKASVPPETQVTTELPISGEVPISPKYPTAFKNLTSSRHPPFDKLFIMVRAADIVNRMEMPEELPDFPLPPLPDIYDRELLRQVFTHSSYVGARKQSALFDKEAFHHDNEKLEHVGDALLGCIVTCLLHDLYPNLNPGNATEMKAICVCNQTLSQLSRRYKMPERLITDVNATEVLKNGTKTTANIFEAYVAGLHYSYLKHGNTKDVDEGDGPKTHGQGLEHLQEWLRPLFEPIAEWVLGYMKKEQERLEAETAVKAGSMDTDLDGLANGASGKLNELFISRGAGMPVYTYEPWGVDMWKAIVIARNRDGKEWQGEATRTKKKQAATVAAYKVLMQLDVV from the exons ATGCTTCAGACTGCATTGAGGAGAGGAACGTTTCATACAACTGCCATCACCTGCACGCCAGCTGCATCTAGaacacctccaccagcaCTCCTGTCATTTTCTTGTCACTTCTCTCTGCTCTGCAAATCTCTTCAACCGCAACAATCGACTCTTTCCAAACTCTCCAAGGCTCCCAAAGCTACAAAGTCTCCAAGGTCCCTAAAGCTTCCCAAAGCTCCCAAACAGAGCAAAGCGGGCAAACCATACAAAACGCGCAAACCCATCAAACCCCCGAAAGCCTCCGTACCTCCTGAAACCCAGGTAACTACTGAACTCCCCATATCGGGCGAAGTTCCCATATCTCCCAAATACCCGACTGCTTTCAAAAATCTAACCTCTTCAAGACACCCTCCCTTCGACAAACTCTTCATCATGGTTCGAGCCGCCGATATTGTCAATCGCATGGAAATGCCGGAAGAACTTCCGGATTTCCCCTTGCCCCCTCTTCCCGATATCTATGATCGTGAGCTCTTACGTCAAGTCTTTACGCATAGCAGCTACGTGGGAGCGAGAAAGCAGTCTGCACTATTTGATAAAGAGGCCTTCCATCATGATAATGAGAAACTGGAACATGTCGGGGATGCTTTGTTGG GCTGTATTGTTACCTGTTTGCTTCACGACTTGTATCCGAACCTCAATCCGGGCAATGCAACT GAAATGAAAGCTATCTGCGTTTGTAACCAGACGTTATCACAACTGTCTAGGCGCTATAAGATGCCAGAACGTCTCATAACAGACGTGAACGCTACAGAAGTTTTGAAGAACGGGACAAAGACCACGGCCAACATCTTTGAGGCATATGTCGCTGGCCTTCACTACTCTTATCTCAAACATG GCAATACGAAAGATGTTGACGAAGGCGACGGGCCAAAAACACATGGACAAGGCCTTGAACATTTGCAAGAATGGCTTCGACCACTCTTTGAACCGATCGCTGAATGGGTACTGGGTTacatgaagaaggaacaagAACGATTGGAGGCAGAAACAGCTGTCAAAGCCGGGTCAATGGATACCGACCTCGACGGTTTGGCGAATGGCGCGTCAGGAAAGCTCAACGAATTGTTCATCTCCAGAGGGGCGGGTATGCCTGTGTATACATATGAGCCATGGGGAGTTGATATGTGGAAGGCAATTGTAATTGCACGCAATAGAGACGGAAAAGAATG GCAAGGCGAAGCTACACGAACTAAAAAGAAGCAGGCGGCTACGGTGGCGGCATATAAGGTCCTAATGCAGCTGGACGTGGTCTGA